The proteins below are encoded in one region of Holophagaceae bacterium:
- a CDS encoding efflux RND transporter permease subunit — translation MFDRIIKASLHHRFIVLLIAALMMGWGLWSAIRMPVDVFPDLTAPTVTVATEAHGMAPQEVEQLITRPIESALLGASGVRRVRSVSQTGISLVFAEFEWDVPIQQARQVVTERLSIARSSLPVGSTPTLTPISSIMGEILFVAVVSEKHSPMELRTEADWSIRRRLLSVPGVSQVVPIGGEVKQFQVILRLDRLAAYQIAAQDVAKAVEEAGENSSAGFMVHQGQEYLIHGLGRLRNAEDLEQALVATRGGQPVRLRDVAQVKIGPSLKRGEGSHDGKPAVIMGIQKQPGANTLDLTKRLDQVMAEVQKDLPKGMELKSHIFRQSDFIQVAIANVRDALRDGTLLVLLIVGLFLAHKRATFITAVAVPLSLVAAILALKAFGTTLNTMTLGGMALAVGDLVDDAIVDVENVLRRLRENMQQHALSRREAFDVVFSASSEIRSSIVYATAIIIVVFLPIFFLAGVEGRLLQPLGIAFTVSLAASLLVALTVTPAMCLWLLPKGMSDRAHEEGRVVRWVKAKYEPLLTWAMPRWKIMIWGGVVGLLLAFGSLFLAGRSFLPEFNEGTLTLSMTCLPGTPLGVSDQLGRQVEQILLKLPEVVATARRTGRAELDEHAMEVFASEIDAGLKMKGRSKEELLTALRKDLAQVPGVYIAIGQPLSHRIDHLLSGSRAAIAVKLFGTDRVELKRLAEAAKAQMAQVPGVVDLMVEASAELPILSVHPDRAALAQAGLSSTAFAHILELAFAGEVAGRVREDQAAFDVLVRMEHGVLKDADTLGDTLVSTPSGGTIPLKSLASISMDRGPSAISRENGQRKMVVTCNLGDRDLFNVVKDIRTRLEAQVPMPQGYHVEYGGQFESGESAARNLVLMGIGAIAVVFGLLFMAFKSTKDATLIMLNLPLAWMGGVVGVYFSGGVLSVATLIGFITLFGIATRNGIMLVSHIHHLMDKEGIVNLKEAVRRAAMQRLAPILMTALTAGLALVPIILRRHEPGSEIQAPMASVILFGLLSSTTLNMLIVPSLYLRFGARAHRQEENGDAGRID, via the coding sequence ATGTTCGATCGCATCATCAAAGCTTCCCTCCACCATCGCTTCATAGTCCTCCTGATCGCAGCCCTCATGATGGGCTGGGGCCTCTGGTCTGCGATCCGGATGCCCGTGGATGTGTTCCCCGACCTGACGGCACCCACCGTCACGGTGGCCACCGAAGCCCACGGCATGGCGCCCCAGGAAGTGGAGCAGCTCATCACGCGCCCCATCGAATCCGCGCTCCTGGGCGCCTCAGGGGTCCGGCGGGTGCGATCTGTATCCCAGACGGGCATCTCGCTGGTCTTCGCTGAATTCGAGTGGGATGTCCCCATCCAACAAGCGCGCCAGGTGGTCACTGAACGCCTCTCGATCGCCCGCAGTTCCCTGCCGGTGGGCAGCACCCCGACCCTTACCCCCATCTCCAGCATCATGGGCGAGATCCTCTTCGTGGCCGTGGTATCGGAGAAGCACAGCCCGATGGAACTGCGTACCGAGGCGGACTGGAGCATCCGGCGCCGCCTTCTGTCCGTGCCCGGCGTCTCCCAAGTGGTGCCCATCGGCGGCGAGGTGAAACAGTTCCAGGTGATCCTTCGACTCGATCGCTTGGCCGCCTACCAGATCGCCGCTCAGGACGTGGCCAAGGCCGTGGAAGAAGCCGGAGAGAATAGCTCGGCCGGATTCATGGTCCACCAGGGTCAGGAATACCTGATCCATGGTCTGGGCCGCCTCCGCAACGCCGAGGACCTTGAACAGGCTTTGGTCGCCACCCGTGGCGGGCAGCCGGTGCGCTTGCGCGATGTCGCGCAAGTGAAAATCGGTCCTTCTCTGAAGCGCGGTGAAGGTTCCCATGACGGCAAGCCCGCCGTGATCATGGGCATCCAAAAACAACCAGGCGCCAATACGCTGGATCTGACGAAGCGCCTGGACCAGGTGATGGCGGAGGTCCAGAAGGATCTTCCCAAGGGCATGGAGCTGAAGAGCCACATCTTCCGTCAGTCCGACTTCATCCAAGTGGCCATCGCCAACGTCCGGGATGCCCTGCGTGACGGCACGCTTCTGGTGCTGCTCATCGTGGGCCTTTTCCTGGCCCACAAACGGGCCACCTTCATCACCGCCGTGGCCGTTCCCCTGAGCCTGGTTGCCGCGATACTCGCGCTGAAGGCTTTCGGCACGACCTTGAACACCATGACCCTGGGGGGCATGGCGCTAGCGGTGGGGGACCTGGTGGACGACGCCATCGTGGACGTGGAGAACGTTCTCAGGCGCCTTCGCGAAAACATGCAGCAACACGCCCTCTCGCGACGGGAGGCTTTCGATGTGGTGTTCAGCGCCAGTTCCGAAATCCGCAGTTCCATCGTGTATGCCACCGCCATCATCATCGTGGTCTTCCTGCCGATCTTCTTCCTGGCGGGTGTGGAGGGGCGACTGCTCCAGCCCCTGGGCATCGCCTTCACCGTGTCTCTCGCCGCTTCGCTTCTGGTGGCCCTCACGGTCACCCCGGCCATGTGCCTCTGGCTCCTGCCCAAGGGGATGAGCGACCGCGCCCACGAGGAAGGGCGCGTGGTCCGGTGGGTCAAGGCCAAGTACGAACCGTTGCTCACCTGGGCCATGCCCCGATGGAAAATCATGATCTGGGGCGGAGTCGTGGGTCTTCTGCTCGCGTTCGGCTCACTGTTTCTGGCGGGCCGCAGCTTCCTGCCCGAATTCAACGAAGGCACGCTCACCCTCAGCATGACCTGCCTTCCTGGCACCCCGCTAGGTGTATCGGACCAACTGGGGCGGCAGGTAGAGCAGATCCTTTTAAAACTTCCTGAAGTCGTGGCCACGGCCCGCCGGACGGGTCGCGCCGAACTCGACGAACACGCCATGGAGGTCTTCGCGTCCGAGATCGATGCGGGCCTTAAAATGAAAGGCCGCAGCAAGGAAGAGCTTCTGACGGCTTTGCGCAAGGATCTGGCCCAGGTCCCTGGGGTCTACATCGCCATCGGGCAACCTCTTTCCCACCGCATCGACCACCTGCTTTCAGGCAGCCGGGCGGCCATCGCCGTGAAACTATTCGGGACGGATCGGGTGGAGTTGAAACGATTAGCGGAGGCCGCTAAAGCCCAAATGGCCCAGGTCCCAGGCGTGGTGGACCTCATGGTGGAGGCTTCGGCCGAGCTGCCGATCTTGTCTGTCCATCCCGATCGGGCAGCGCTCGCGCAAGCAGGGCTCAGTTCCACAGCCTTCGCCCATATTCTGGAACTGGCTTTCGCGGGTGAAGTCGCCGGGCGCGTGCGGGAGGACCAAGCAGCCTTCGACGTGCTGGTGCGCATGGAGCATGGCGTTCTAAAGGACGCGGACACCCTTGGAGACACCCTTGTCAGCACACCCTCAGGTGGAACCATTCCCCTGAAAAGCTTGGCCAGCATTTCCATGGATCGTGGCCCCAGCGCGATTTCCCGCGAAAATGGCCAGCGGAAGATGGTGGTCACCTGCAACCTCGGGGACCGTGATCTCTTCAATGTGGTGAAAGACATCCGCACGCGCCTCGAGGCCCAGGTGCCTATGCCCCAGGGCTACCACGTGGAGTACGGAGGCCAGTTCGAAAGCGGTGAATCCGCCGCCCGCAACCTCGTGCTCATGGGAATCGGCGCCATCGCGGTGGTGTTTGGATTGCTCTTCATGGCCTTCAAGTCCACCAAGGATGCCACGCTCATCATGCTGAACCTGCCCCTGGCCTGGATGGGCGGCGTCGTCGGCGTCTACTTCAGCGGCGGCGTACTCAGTGTGGCAACCCTCATCGGCTTCATCACGCTCTTTGGCATCGCCACCCGCAACGGCATCATGCTGGTCTCCCACATCCACCACCTCATGGATAAAGAGGGCATTGTCAACCTGAAGGAAGCTGTGCGGCGGGCCGCCATGCAGCGCCTCGCTCCGATCCTCATGACCGCTTTGACGGCGGGCCTGGCCCTCGTTCCGATCATCCTCCGCCGCCATGAACCCGGCAGCGAGATCCAGGCCCCCATGGCCTCCGTGATCCTGTTCGGCCTCCTATCGTCCACCACCCTTAACATGCTCATCGTCCCCAGCCTGTACCTGCGCTTCGGAGCCAGGGCGCACCGACAGGAGGAGAATGGCGATGCTGGCAGGATCGACTGA
- a CDS encoding efflux RND transporter periplasmic adaptor subunit, which translates to MKPFTPLALALLLAVPGCDRFKPRSETGVPERPGLAQTLYTGNMELFAEFPVMAVGEPSAFAAHLSRLSDFKPVQDGKVTVILSGGGPEERFETGPSKSPGIFRPEAKPKQSGKRQLALLWEGPQGQERFNMGTIEVYPSLMEAMKAPEPEHPAGGVSFLKEQQWSVDFATATAEERTVRANLEAFGKVVPPPDGEARLQAPVAGRIEAKGTYPYVGMNVKRGQVLAYVMPRLGSEAQPGLLSLEAERAKVRLERAKQQHQRMKGLFATESVSRRRMEEAAQDEALAQAEWQAMDARLKQFQEGVGGAGSPLVSPISGTLAAATGGLGSSVVEGQELFHIVSLDHLWLEVQVPESEAGRLKQPSGIWFEPQGMDQQFELSPRTGAKFMGVGSAITPDRRTLPFLVSFPNQKLGLRAGVAGKVRVFLGETTKALAIPASALQEEDGLATVYVQTGGERFERRILKLGVRDGEYVQVLSGLQKGERVATRGAHLVRLAASAGKVPQHGHAH; encoded by the coding sequence ATGAAACCGTTCACCCCTCTGGCCCTTGCGCTCCTCCTTGCTGTTCCAGGTTGCGACCGGTTCAAACCGCGATCCGAAACAGGTGTTCCCGAGCGCCCCGGCCTGGCCCAGACCCTTTACACAGGGAATATGGAACTCTTCGCCGAGTTTCCCGTGATGGCCGTGGGCGAGCCCTCAGCCTTCGCGGCACATCTGAGCCGCTTGTCGGATTTCAAGCCAGTGCAGGATGGCAAGGTGACCGTGATCCTCAGTGGTGGTGGACCCGAAGAGCGCTTCGAAACCGGTCCTTCCAAATCTCCTGGCATCTTCCGGCCCGAAGCCAAACCCAAGCAGTCCGGAAAACGCCAACTGGCGCTCCTATGGGAAGGCCCACAGGGCCAGGAGCGATTCAACATGGGCACGATAGAAGTTTATCCGAGCCTCATGGAAGCCATGAAGGCGCCCGAGCCCGAGCATCCTGCAGGCGGCGTTTCCTTCCTGAAAGAACAGCAATGGAGCGTGGACTTCGCCACTGCCACCGCGGAGGAGCGGACGGTGCGCGCCAACCTTGAGGCCTTCGGCAAAGTGGTGCCGCCTCCCGATGGCGAGGCGCGGCTTCAAGCACCTGTGGCCGGGCGCATCGAGGCCAAAGGCACCTATCCCTATGTTGGAATGAACGTGAAGCGGGGTCAGGTGCTCGCCTACGTCATGCCGCGCCTCGGCAGCGAGGCCCAACCCGGACTGCTCTCCCTGGAAGCGGAAAGGGCAAAGGTCCGATTGGAAAGGGCAAAGCAACAGCATCAGCGCATGAAGGGACTCTTCGCCACGGAATCCGTGTCCCGGCGGCGCATGGAAGAAGCCGCCCAGGACGAGGCCCTGGCCCAAGCGGAATGGCAGGCCATGGATGCCCGGCTGAAACAGTTCCAGGAAGGCGTGGGTGGTGCGGGATCCCCGCTAGTGTCACCCATCTCGGGAACATTGGCCGCCGCCACGGGGGGCCTTGGTTCCTCCGTGGTGGAGGGTCAGGAACTCTTCCACATCGTGTCCCTGGACCACCTCTGGCTGGAGGTCCAGGTTCCCGAATCAGAGGCCGGACGCCTGAAACAACCCTCAGGCATCTGGTTCGAACCCCAGGGGATGGATCAGCAGTTTGAACTGAGTCCACGAACGGGGGCCAAGTTCATGGGTGTGGGAAGCGCGATCACGCCTGACCGCCGCACGCTGCCCTTCCTGGTTTCCTTCCCCAACCAGAAGCTTGGACTGCGCGCGGGTGTGGCTGGCAAGGTGCGCGTCTTCCTGGGCGAAACCACGAAAGCCCTGGCCATCCCTGCCTCCGCGCTCCAGGAGGAAGATGGGCTCGCCACCGTTTACGTCCAGACAGGCGGCGAGCGCTTCGAGCGCCGCATCCTGAAATTGGGAGTACGGGACGGGGAATACGTCCAGGTGCTTTCAGGCCTCCAAAAGGGCGAACGGGTCGCGACCCGCGGCGCCCACCTCGTGCGCCTGGCCGCCAGCGCAGGCAAGGTCCCCCAACACGGTCACGCACACTGA
- a CDS encoding TolC family protein translates to MDRTDLKQLWSLPEAQAQAQRTEAGLWANPSLEATRENPNGPAGPRREDTFQITQLVDVSGRRGLRKEAGDLRLRAAQGEGDAIRAELVQRVRLAFHQTLLHQERLNRLDAAVKRVRRLAKALERQEQAGEASGAERRRAQQELDGLSARLAQERAVFHRSEEQLNVLAQWESRAPTLEGSLVPEALPPLDEILKLLPDAPEQRKAQQEAKAWDLEAQASRRWTPDLNLGIGVKKWQEGGLKGSGAVFSLGVTLPAWNRGQAQRQRSEAEARAAQTRASLTKDDAQAEARALWREASDLGTTAREILGRAVEETPKLLKGADTSFEAGETSLFELLDVQRSALDTDLQALDLAFAARRARLDLDRLLGRIQP, encoded by the coding sequence TTGGATCGCACTGACTTGAAACAGCTCTGGTCCTTGCCCGAAGCCCAGGCCCAGGCGCAGCGGACAGAGGCCGGACTCTGGGCGAATCCGAGTCTGGAGGCCACCAGGGAAAATCCAAATGGACCGGCTGGACCCAGACGGGAGGACACCTTCCAAATCACCCAGCTGGTGGATGTCTCAGGACGCCGCGGTCTTCGCAAAGAAGCGGGAGATTTGCGCCTGAGGGCCGCGCAGGGAGAAGGGGATGCCATCCGGGCCGAACTGGTTCAGCGTGTCCGACTCGCTTTCCACCAGACCCTGCTGCATCAGGAGCGATTGAATCGCCTGGATGCTGCCGTGAAGCGTGTGCGCCGTCTGGCCAAGGCTCTGGAGCGGCAGGAGCAGGCCGGGGAAGCCTCCGGTGCTGAGAGACGCCGGGCACAGCAGGAATTGGACGGGCTGAGCGCCCGTCTGGCCCAGGAACGCGCAGTCTTCCATCGCTCCGAGGAACAATTGAATGTGCTGGCACAGTGGGAAAGCCGGGCCCCGACCCTTGAAGGCAGTCTGGTACCGGAAGCGCTTCCTCCCCTTGACGAGATCCTGAAGCTCCTTCCAGATGCGCCCGAGCAGCGCAAGGCTCAACAAGAGGCCAAAGCCTGGGACTTGGAAGCCCAGGCCTCCCGACGATGGACGCCCGATTTGAATCTGGGGATTGGCGTAAAAAAGTGGCAGGAAGGGGGCCTGAAAGGAAGTGGCGCCGTCTTCTCCTTGGGAGTGACGCTCCCAGCGTGGAATCGGGGCCAGGCCCAGCGCCAGCGGAGCGAAGCGGAGGCCCGTGCGGCCCAGACCCGCGCATCTCTAACCAAGGACGATGCTCAGGCGGAAGCCCGGGCCCTATGGCGAGAGGCCTCGGATCTCGGAACCACAGCTCGGGAGATCCTGGGTCGTGCCGTGGAGGAAACACCCAAGCTCCTGAAAGGCGCGGATACCTCCTTCGAAGCCGGTGAAACCAGCCTTTTTGAATTGCTGGATGTCCAGCGCAGTGCCCTCGATACCGATCTCCAAGCCCTGGATCTGGCCTTCGCCGCACGGCGGGCCCGCCTCGACCTCGACCGTCTGCTCGGAAGGATTCAACCATGA
- a CDS encoding M56 family metallopeptidase translates to MMRVLGILTVAAILALGVAVLIGGALAWVYPQARARILRLEPGKASAFFLGISLIPWIIGFLSILVCLLPSEFSTLYPSWDHCLEHGGHPHLCLTHGNWQPTLLGLFLFTGLVLAVTVPLIRFLLAYRQGQRSLFSMLALGEPDTDFFRLKVAQPLAFTTGILRPQVCLSEGLLTTLPEKHLAVVLAHEKAHQHRRDGLRLLLAEVFTLILPPQLRAQLRADLIQTTELACDEGAALQVGDSLVVAEALLAASRLHLGTWPGLWRSMPAFGGGHLRPRVDALLNPCPTYRAWWAGALAWPAILFLLGLLAALSGETHHALESLLGLLSH, encoded by the coding sequence GTGATGCGTGTGCTCGGCATTCTGACCGTCGCGGCGATCCTTGCGCTAGGCGTAGCTGTGCTCATCGGTGGCGCCTTGGCGTGGGTCTATCCCCAGGCGCGCGCCCGGATCCTTCGCCTCGAACCTGGAAAGGCCAGCGCCTTCTTCCTCGGGATCAGTCTCATCCCTTGGATCATCGGATTCCTGAGCATCCTCGTTTGCCTCCTTCCCTCCGAATTTTCGACGCTCTACCCATCTTGGGATCACTGCCTGGAGCACGGCGGGCACCCCCACCTCTGCCTCACTCACGGCAATTGGCAACCCACGCTGCTGGGATTGTTCCTCTTCACGGGTCTGGTGCTGGCTGTGACGGTCCCGCTGATCCGCTTCCTCCTGGCCTACCGCCAGGGACAGCGCAGCCTGTTCTCCATGCTCGCCCTCGGAGAACCCGATACAGATTTCTTTCGCCTTAAAGTGGCCCAACCCTTGGCGTTTACGACGGGGATTCTTCGCCCCCAGGTATGTCTTTCGGAAGGACTCTTGACGACCCTTCCCGAGAAGCATCTGGCCGTGGTGCTGGCCCATGAAAAAGCCCACCAGCATCGCAGGGACGGGCTCCGGCTGTTATTGGCGGAAGTCTTCACTCTGATCTTGCCTCCCCAGTTGCGCGCCCAATTACGTGCTGACCTGATCCAGACGACGGAGCTGGCCTGCGATGAAGGGGCGGCCCTCCAGGTAGGGGATTCCTTGGTGGTGGCCGAAGCCCTTTTGGCCGCCAGCCGATTGCATTTAGGCACTTGGCCGGGCCTCTGGCGCTCAATGCCAGCCTTTGGAGGAGGCCATCTCCGCCCAAGGGTGGACGCTCTTCTGAATCCTTGTCCCACCTACCGGGCATGGTGGGCCGGGGCGTTGGCTTGGCCGGCAATCCTCTTCCTCCTTGGGTTGCTGGCGGCTCTCTCCGGGGAAACCCATCACGCCCTTGAATCCCTTCTCGGCCTCCTGAGCCACTAG
- a CDS encoding BlaI/MecI/CopY family transcriptional regulator, translating into MQVLEQLWALGSGDVRAVHQAIESGRDVHSNTVQSAMERLFRKDLLTREKASHAYVYVPRINREDLAARLIKETLGRMNPAEPLPLLAAFVDLSLQRHDLGTLEELERLVAERRAKLRKAPK; encoded by the coding sequence ATGCAGGTGCTGGAACAACTCTGGGCCCTTGGTTCCGGGGATGTGCGCGCCGTGCATCAGGCCATCGAGTCCGGCAGGGATGTCCACTCCAACACGGTCCAGTCGGCCATGGAACGTTTGTTCCGAAAAGATCTTTTGACACGAGAAAAAGCAAGTCACGCCTATGTCTATGTGCCACGGATCAACCGCGAGGATTTAGCCGCCCGCCTCATCAAGGAAACGCTGGGGCGCATGAATCCCGCCGAACCTTTGCCCCTACTGGCAGCCTTCGTGGATCTTTCTCTTCAAAGGCATGATCTGGGCACCTTGGAGGAACTGGAGCGCCTGGTCGCTGAACGCCGGGCGAAGCTGCGGAAAGCGCCCAAGTGA
- a CDS encoding helix-turn-helix domain-containing protein: MLAQIKIEVKHTLRQPPSSNPNSPSTLGERIRFAREKLGITQQALGTASGTSRALVSQWEAGIRNPGVRSLNALRGPLNVTLEWLVSGGEPNKAFDPEPQVVTPLVPKLVAPTGQSFNDMLLRAATEVVIEIFKRRRLKLDPVSVGKAVSLVYEIGVIKGLDRPKATIQALKRSLSEAAEHRLRGA, encoded by the coding sequence TTGCTTGCACAGATTAAAATTGAGGTAAAGCACACCTTGCGTCAACCCCCTTCTTCCAACCCGAATTCGCCCTCCACCTTGGGAGAACGGATTCGGTTCGCCAGAGAGAAGCTGGGGATCACCCAGCAAGCCCTCGGAACCGCTTCTGGGACTTCAAGAGCATTGGTGTCCCAGTGGGAGGCCGGAATTCGCAATCCAGGTGTGCGTTCGCTGAACGCACTACGCGGTCCGCTCAACGTCACTCTGGAATGGCTCGTGTCGGGGGGGGAACCGAACAAGGCCTTCGATCCTGAACCTCAAGTGGTGACGCCGCTCGTTCCGAAACTGGTTGCACCCACGGGCCAATCCTTTAACGATATGCTGCTTCGCGCGGCCACAGAAGTGGTTATCGAAATCTTCAAGCGACGCCGTCTCAAACTGGATCCTGTTTCCGTTGGGAAGGCCGTTTCTCTTGTCTACGAAATCGGGGTCATAAAGGGGCTCGATCGCCCCAAAGCGACCATCCAAGCGCTCAAACGGTCGCTGAGTGAGGCGGCAGAACATCGACTGAGAGGAGCCTAG
- a CDS encoding helix-turn-helix domain-containing protein has protein sequence MVIQGWHPVDLAAAIKKTGWTHAKIADALWVSRSTVSHGIRTGSSKAVRDFVSKLLGVPATEIWPFLPPEIPPGSSSRG, from the coding sequence ATGGTAATCCAAGGCTGGCATCCCGTTGACTTGGCTGCGGCCATCAAGAAAACCGGCTGGACCCACGCGAAAATCGCGGATGCCTTGTGGGTGAGCCGCTCCACGGTTTCTCACGGGATCAGAACTGGGTCCTCCAAGGCCGTCCGGGACTTCGTTTCGAAACTTCTCGGCGTTCCTGCGACTGAGATCTGGCCGTTTTTGCCCCCGGAGATCCCACCAGGTAGTTCTAGTCGTGGTTGA
- a CDS encoding DDE-type integrase/transposase/recombinase: MNKLSLERRCQIVAALVEGVSIRATCRLTGCSKNTVLKLLVELGKVCKDYQDQTLVNLKTRIIQCDEIWAFIGCKAKNVPEHLRGTVGIGDVWTWTGIDAESKLILAWRVGSRDLEDAKAFIRDVERRLLHRIQLTTDGHRPYLEAVAESFGIWIDYAMLIKMFGKKEKTENRKYSPSACKDILKLRISGRPKMKDVSTSYVERQNLTMRMSMRRFTRLTNAFSRKLENHEAAVAIHFMYYNFARIHQTLRVTPAMEAGIADHPWSICDILMLLDQSRIAPKCPKQICQDPPNSN; encoded by the coding sequence ATGAATAAGCTAAGCCTTGAACGTCGATGTCAAATCGTGGCGGCCCTAGTGGAGGGTGTCTCGATTCGTGCAACTTGTCGATTAACGGGCTGTTCCAAGAACACCGTACTCAAGCTCCTGGTCGAGCTAGGCAAGGTCTGCAAGGACTACCAGGATCAAACCCTCGTAAATCTCAAGACACGAATCATCCAATGCGACGAGATCTGGGCATTTATCGGATGCAAGGCTAAGAATGTCCCGGAGCATCTTCGGGGCACTGTCGGAATTGGTGACGTTTGGACGTGGACCGGAATCGACGCGGAATCAAAGCTCATTCTTGCGTGGCGAGTTGGCTCCCGAGACCTAGAAGATGCAAAGGCCTTCATCCGTGATGTGGAGCGCCGTCTCCTTCATCGCATTCAGCTGACCACGGACGGGCATCGACCCTACTTGGAGGCCGTCGCGGAGTCATTTGGGATTTGGATCGATTACGCAATGCTGATCAAGATGTTCGGAAAAAAGGAGAAAACGGAGAACCGGAAATACAGCCCTTCTGCATGTAAGGACATCCTGAAGTTACGTATCTCGGGACGTCCGAAAATGAAGGATGTTTCGACCTCGTATGTCGAACGGCAAAACCTCACCATGCGGATGAGCATGCGAAGGTTTACCAGGCTCACGAATGCCTTTTCGAGGAAGTTGGAAAACCACGAAGCTGCGGTGGCGATACATTTCATGTATTACAATTTTGCGAGGATCCACCAGACTCTTCGGGTGACTCCGGCGATGGAAGCTGGTATCGCTGACCATCCCTGGAGTATTTGTGACATCTTAATGCTACTGGACCAGTCGAGAATTGCGCCCAAGTGTCCCAAACAAATTTGTCAAGACCCACCAAATTCAAACTGA
- a CDS encoding response regulator, whose translation MSSNALRVAVAEDEPYNRKRLVRLLEEAGCEVVAAFEDGSSVQAWLEEQPEVDALFLDIRMPGASGLEVAEGSTSALPIVFVTAFSDHAVEAFDLEAADYLLKPVRAERLVRCLDRIRAMKAHGQAPILTPATSKKIMRYAAKAG comes from the coding sequence GTGAGTTCCAATGCACTCCGGGTGGCCGTCGCAGAGGACGAACCGTATAACCGCAAGCGTTTGGTGCGTCTTCTGGAAGAAGCGGGATGTGAAGTGGTCGCGGCCTTCGAGGATGGGTCTTCAGTTCAAGCATGGCTTGAGGAGCAGCCCGAGGTGGACGCACTCTTCCTTGATATCCGCATGCCTGGCGCCAGCGGCCTGGAAGTAGCAGAAGGTTCCACCTCTGCACTGCCCATTGTGTTCGTGACCGCCTTTTCTGATCACGCGGTGGAAGCCTTCGATCTCGAAGCAGCGGACTACCTACTGAAACCCGTGCGTGCCGAACGCCTGGTCAGGTGCCTGGACCGGATACGCGCAATGAAAGCACACGGCCAGGCACCCATTCTCACTCCTGCCACTAGCAAGAAGATCATGCGCTACGCTGCGAAAGCGGGGTAG
- a CDS encoding histidine kinase: MGESPIPERPTVFFGGVIYLSAFYAFSPWAWQWTGDARHRTGVVRGWIQALMWNLAWLGLLSLLYRLHGGPGLQHIARGMQVVAEQSKLPIELVRLIIQMPFAILVGWFVAGKEASDLDWADSEAARKILEAQERESRNQALLAQLDPHVLYNALGALSELVREDAGRAEEALLDVADFYRRLTRIRDKPFISLAEERSLLEQYLAIEQLRLGSRLSVDWDWPEEIEELRLPPLLVLPLVENAIKHGIAPVRKGGELHIEARRTTEGDLYIRVSNSGMPLSNPDPQGTGLRNLKARLALIAEGFSTLDLRSEGPLTVAELRLEAPAIQGDV; encoded by the coding sequence ATGGGGGAGTCACCGATCCCCGAACGCCCCACGGTCTTCTTTGGAGGTGTGATCTACTTATCGGCCTTCTATGCCTTTTCCCCTTGGGCGTGGCAGTGGACCGGAGACGCGCGCCACCGCACGGGTGTGGTTCGCGGATGGATCCAGGCCCTGATGTGGAATCTTGCCTGGCTAGGCCTGCTTTCCCTGCTTTATCGCCTTCACGGAGGTCCCGGGCTCCAGCATATTGCACGGGGTATGCAAGTCGTCGCGGAGCAGTCTAAGCTGCCCATCGAACTGGTGCGGCTCATCATCCAGATGCCCTTCGCCATCCTGGTGGGCTGGTTCGTTGCAGGAAAGGAGGCTTCTGACCTGGACTGGGCAGACTCCGAAGCGGCTCGGAAAATTCTGGAGGCCCAGGAGCGGGAATCCAGGAATCAGGCGCTCCTCGCCCAGTTGGATCCTCATGTTCTCTACAATGCTTTGGGGGCTTTGAGTGAACTCGTGCGCGAGGATGCCGGACGCGCAGAGGAAGCCCTGCTGGATGTAGCAGATTTTTATCGCCGCCTCACACGGATCCGTGACAAGCCATTTATCTCCTTGGCCGAGGAGCGCAGTCTGCTGGAGCAGTACCTCGCCATAGAACAGCTCCGTCTTGGCTCGCGGTTGTCTGTAGATTGGGACTGGCCCGAAGAGATAGAAGAATTGCGCTTGCCACCGCTCCTAGTGCTGCCCCTAGTGGAAAACGCCATCAAGCACGGCATCGCGCCTGTACGAAAGGGCGGGGAGCTGCACATCGAGGCCCGGCGAACGACTGAGGGTGACTTGTATATCCGCGTAAGCAATTCGGGAATGCCGCTGAGCAATCCGGATCCTCAGGGGACAGGGTTGAGGAATCTCAAGGCCCGTCTAGCCCTCATCGCGGAGGGGTTCTCCACGCTGGATCTCCGATCCGAAGGCCCGCTTACTGTCGCTGAACTCCGGCTGGAAGCCCCCGCGATCCAGGGGGACGTGTGA